The Synechocystis sp. PCC 7509 genome includes a window with the following:
- a CDS encoding NAD(P)H-quinone oxidoreductase subunit 4 has protein sequence MAAQFPWLTTIILLPAIAALLIPVLPDKDGKRVKWYALCVAIADLVLICYAFWQNYDPSNATFQLAESYAWMPQLKLNWAVSVDGLSAPLVLLAGFVTTLAIFSAWQVDRRPKLFYMLMLLLYSAQIGVFVAQDLLLFFIMWEVELVPVYLLISIWGGKKRRYAATKFIIYTAAASIFILVAALGMAFSGGSDITFDIAQLALKDYPLNLELFLYAGLVIAFGVKLAIFPLHTWLPDAHGEASTPVSMVLAGVLLKMGGYGLIRLNLELLPAAHIYFAPLLAILGVVNIIYGALNSFGQTNMKRCLAYSSVSHMGFVLLGIASFTDIGINGAMLQMISHGLIASVLFFLAGVTYDRTQTMAMSEMSGIGQVMPKVFALFTISAMASLALPGMSGFASEILVFVGITTSDIYSSTFCTVTVFLAAVGVILTPIYLLSMLKQVFYGTGAELNCNIGDDQVQNQEDEESCFGTDCVLPTQAVYRDASWRELSIAASFIVLIIGIGLYPKFTMQMYDVKTVAVNAQVRQSYTQIAQTNPGIYANRLVASKRIAQVETAKVLGIVK, from the coding sequence ATGGCAGCACAATTTCCTTGGCTAACTACAATAATTTTGCTACCTGCGATCGCTGCTCTACTAATTCCAGTATTACCAGACAAAGACGGTAAGCGGGTAAAGTGGTATGCACTGTGTGTTGCGATCGCAGATTTGGTTTTGATATGCTACGCCTTTTGGCAGAACTACGACCCCAGCAACGCAACTTTTCAACTAGCAGAAAGTTATGCTTGGATGCCTCAATTGAAACTCAACTGGGCTGTTTCTGTCGATGGGTTATCAGCGCCTCTAGTTCTTTTGGCTGGATTTGTAACAACTCTAGCGATTTTTTCAGCTTGGCAAGTTGACCGCAGACCCAAACTTTTTTATATGCTGATGTTGCTGTTATATTCAGCGCAGATAGGAGTTTTTGTTGCTCAAGACTTGCTACTGTTCTTTATCATGTGGGAAGTTGAACTCGTCCCAGTTTATTTACTTATTAGTATTTGGGGTGGCAAAAAGCGTCGTTACGCCGCCACAAAATTTATTATTTATACTGCCGCAGCATCTATTTTTATCCTTGTAGCTGCTTTGGGGATGGCATTCTCTGGGGGTAGTGATATAACTTTTGATATCGCCCAACTTGCCCTCAAAGATTATCCTCTTAACCTAGAACTCTTTTTGTATGCAGGATTGGTAATTGCTTTTGGTGTCAAACTGGCGATTTTTCCATTGCACACTTGGCTACCCGATGCTCACGGGGAAGCCTCCACACCTGTATCAATGGTACTAGCTGGGGTACTTTTAAAGATGGGTGGATATGGATTAATTCGCCTAAACTTAGAACTTCTCCCCGCCGCTCACATTTACTTTGCGCCGTTGCTGGCAATTTTGGGTGTAGTTAACATTATCTACGGCGCGTTAAACTCCTTTGGACAGACAAACATGAAACGTTGTCTTGCTTACTCCTCAGTATCCCACATGGGTTTTGTACTGTTGGGTATTGCATCCTTCACCGATATAGGAATTAACGGTGCGATGCTGCAAATGATTTCTCATGGGTTGATTGCATCAGTATTATTCTTCCTAGCTGGTGTAACCTACGATCGCACTCAAACAATGGCAATGAGTGAAATGTCTGGAATTGGTCAAGTAATGCCCAAGGTATTCGCGCTGTTTACAATTAGTGCAATGGCATCTTTAGCACTCCCCGGAATGAGCGGTTTTGCTAGTGAAATCTTGGTATTTGTTGGGATAACAACCAGCGATATTTATAGTTCAACCTTCTGCACGGTGACGGTATTTCTTGCCGCCGTTGGTGTAATTCTCACCCCAATTTACCTATTATCAATGTTGAAACAGGTATTTTACGGAACTGGGGCAGAACTTAACTGCAATATTGGCGACGATCAAGTTCAAAATCAAGAAGACGAAGAATCTTGTTTTGGTACAGATTGCGTTCTTCCCACTCAAGCGGTTTACAGAGATGCAAGTTGGCGCGAACTATCCATTGCAGCTAGTTTTATTGTTTTAATTATTGGCATTGGCTTGTACCCTAAATTTACAATGCAAATGTACGATGTCAAAACCGTTGCCGTTAACGCTCAAGTTCGTCAATCCTACACCCAAATAGCTCAAACAAACCCCGGAATCTATGCCAATAGATTAGTAGCATCTAAAAGAATTGCTCAAGTAGAAACAGCAAAGGTTTTAGGGATAGTTAAGTAA
- a CDS encoding ATP-dependent helicase, with protein MNQYINNQLSPLRQEACNQIEQSLRPGQQQMAQWHGGEMAVSAVPGAGKSTGMAAAAAVAIARYGLHARHQLIVVTFTRSAAANIKGKIRNYLQKKLSLPPTGFSVHTLHGLALNIASRHPDLSGLQLDNSTLITPNQSHRLIRTCVEQWIGNNPQSYSKLLQGRQFDGEETERLRRQSVLRTEVLPGLAHSVIREAKSSGILPAALRQISSQSDDDYNILEVASGLYEQYQAVMKSRDLIDYDDMILGALRVLENDSARQIEQNQVFAVFEDEAQDSSQLQSKLLKILAINSDYSTNLIRVGDPNQAINSTFTPADPIYFRQFCEECDRHGHLATMDRAGRSSKIIIDAANFTLEWVNRTYKSSKAPFRVQKIHPVDANDPQPEANPAPWGKGLELYTPRDIHHTASLIGDRVISLLTENRDRSCAILVRENKQGQWLAEKLAPLCQEHDISVYEVSESDRRSHVPAEILAWLQFLDRPHSPDYLKAALAVLVQRQLIDRQDLNALALLPEQFIYPSPLDPPTKEAAIKPRNLCRQLLRARLELPPYQLISFLALTLNYDGAELATADKLAERVAQQTAGNSSLSAMLTVLSEIVSSERFEPVETDNAEERFTLPGQLTIISMHKAKGLDWDYVFIPFLHENMIPGILWVPPQTHFLGEFSLSEVARAQIRAHLHEQTALPDIAQAWEDAKQLKTAEEYRLLYVAMTRAKRLLWMSAAQKAPFLWSKPNSLDNRAPCPVFPALKRQFPSSAIAL; from the coding sequence ATGAATCAGTATATTAACAACCAATTATCTCCACTCCGGCAAGAAGCTTGTAACCAAATTGAACAAAGTCTGCGTCCCGGACAGCAGCAAATGGCACAATGGCACGGTGGAGAAATGGCAGTTTCCGCCGTCCCTGGTGCGGGAAAATCTACCGGAATGGCAGCCGCCGCCGCCGTTGCGATCGCTCGTTATGGTCTTCATGCTCGACATCAGTTAATTGTAGTTACTTTCACGCGCTCGGCAGCAGCAAATATTAAAGGCAAAATTCGCAACTATCTACAAAAAAAACTATCTCTACCACCTACAGGTTTTAGCGTTCATACTCTGCACGGTTTAGCGTTGAATATTGCCAGTCGTCACCCCGATTTGTCTGGGTTACAGCTAGATAATTCTACTTTAATTACTCCTAACCAAAGTCATCGCCTGATTCGGACTTGTGTAGAACAATGGATTGGTAATAATCCGCAGAGTTATTCAAAATTATTACAAGGGCGGCAATTTGACGGTGAAGAAACCGAGCGTTTGCGCCGTCAATCGGTGTTGCGTACTGAAGTTTTACCAGGTTTAGCTCATAGCGTTATTCGTGAAGCCAAAAGTTCGGGGATTTTACCCGCCGCTTTACGACAAATTAGTAGTCAATCTGATGATGATTACAATATTTTGGAAGTCGCTTCGGGATTGTACGAGCAGTATCAAGCGGTTATGAAGTCGCGCGATCTGATTGACTACGACGATATGATTTTAGGCGCTCTGAGGGTGCTAGAAAACGATAGCGCTCGTCAAATTGAACAAAACCAAGTTTTTGCGGTGTTTGAAGATGAGGCGCAAGACTCCAGCCAACTGCAATCTAAGCTGCTTAAAATTCTGGCGATTAATTCCGATTATTCAACCAATTTAATTCGCGTCGGCGATCCCAATCAGGCAATAAATTCTACTTTTACTCCCGCCGATCCAATCTATTTTCGTCAATTTTGCGAAGAATGCGATCGCCATGGACATTTAGCCACAATGGATCGCGCTGGACGTAGTAGCAAAATCATTATTGATGCGGCTAACTTTACGTTGGAATGGGTAAATCGGACTTATAAAAGTAGTAAAGCTCCCTTTCGAGTCCAAAAAATTCACCCAGTAGACGCAAACGATCCGCAACCGGAGGCTAATCCCGCTCCTTGGGGTAAAGGTTTAGAACTGTATACGCCGCGAGACATTCACCATACAGCTAGTTTAATTGGCGATCGCGTCATTAGTTTATTAACAGAAAACCGCGATCGCTCTTGCGCGATTTTAGTTAGGGAAAATAAACAAGGTCAATGGTTAGCGGAAAAACTCGCGCCCTTATGTCAAGAGCATGACATTAGTGTATATGAAGTGTCTGAAAGCGATCGCCGCTCTCACGTCCCGGCGGAGATTCTAGCATGGTTGCAGTTTCTCGACCGTCCCCACTCCCCCGACTATCTCAAAGCCGCCTTAGCCGTCCTCGTCCAACGTCAGCTAATCGATCGTCAAGACCTCAATGCTTTAGCTTTACTTCCCGAACAATTTATTTATCCTTCTCCCCTAGATCCACCCACCAAAGAAGCCGCCATTAAACCGCGCAATTTATGCCGTCAATTACTCCGCGCTCGTTTAGAATTGCCACCTTATCAACTAATTTCCTTTTTGGCTTTAACTTTAAATTATGATGGGGCGGAACTTGCAACCGCCGATAAATTAGCCGAAAGAGTAGCCCAACAAACGGCGGGTAATAGTTCTCTCTCGGCTATGCTAACCGTACTGAGTGAAATTGTAAGCTCGGAGAGGTTTGAACCTGTAGAAACCGATAACGCAGAAGAGCGTTTTACACTTCCTGGTCAACTAACAATTATTTCTATGCACAAAGCCAAAGGGCTTGATTGGGACTATGTTTTTATCCCTTTTTTGCACGAAAATATGATTCCTGGTATTTTGTGGGTTCCGCCACAAACTCATTTTTTAGGTGAATTTAGCTTGTCTGAAGTCGCCCGCGCCCAAATTCGCGCCCATCTTCATGAACAAACCGCTTTACCAGATATTGCTCAAGCTTGGGAAGACGCAAAACAACTAAAAACTGCTGAGGAATATCGCTTACTTTATGTAGCAATGACTAGAGCTAAACGCCTTTTATGGATGTCGGCGGCACAAAAAGCCCCTTTTCTTTGGAGTAAGCCCAATAGTTTAGATAATCGAGCGCCTTGTCCAGTTTTTCCGGCATTAAAGCGCCAATTTCCGAGTAGTGCAATCGCATTGTAA
- the era gene encoding GTPase Era — MSEINIDSQTPNKIDLLGIATIPQAPPGFKSGFIGIIGRPNVGKSTLMNYLVGQKIAITSPVAQTTRNRLRGILTTPEAQLIFVDTPGIHKPHHQLGEVLVQNARIAIDSVDVVLFVVDGGVEAGGGDRYIVDILSQSQTPVILGINKIDTQPADDAQMLDTTYARVAEANNWKMVKFSALTGDGLVDLQQLLVEKLELGPYYYPPDLVTDQPERFIMGELIREQILLLTREEVPHSVAIAIEKVVEEPTITRVFAAINIERDSQKGILIGKGGSMLKAIGSAAREQIQKLIAGKVHLELFVKVQPKWRQSRTRLAELGYRVEE, encoded by the coding sequence ATGTCAGAAATTAATATCGATTCCCAAACACCTAACAAAATAGACTTGTTGGGGATAGCAACTATTCCCCAAGCACCCCCCGGTTTTAAGTCGGGTTTTATTGGGATTATTGGTCGCCCAAATGTCGGTAAATCAACGCTGATGAATTATTTAGTCGGGCAAAAAATCGCCATTACTTCCCCCGTTGCTCAAACTACTCGTAATCGTTTACGGGGAATTTTAACAACTCCTGAAGCCCAGTTAATTTTTGTCGATACGCCAGGGATTCATAAACCTCACCATCAATTAGGGGAAGTGTTGGTACAAAACGCCAGAATTGCCATTGATTCGGTTGATGTAGTGCTATTTGTGGTGGATGGAGGTGTAGAAGCTGGAGGAGGCGATCGCTATATTGTCGATATACTTAGTCAAAGTCAAACTCCAGTTATTTTAGGCATCAACAAAATTGACACGCAACCTGCTGATGATGCCCAAATGTTAGATACTACTTATGCGCGAGTGGCAGAAGCTAACAATTGGAAAATGGTTAAGTTTTCGGCTTTAACGGGTGATGGATTAGTAGACTTGCAGCAGTTGTTGGTTGAAAAACTTGAATTGGGCCCTTATTATTACCCACCGGATTTAGTCACCGACCAGCCAGAGCGGTTTATTATGGGGGAACTGATCCGCGAACAGATTTTACTGCTAACTCGTGAAGAAGTGCCGCATTCAGTGGCGATCGCTATTGAAAAGGTTGTTGAAGAACCAACTATTACCCGTGTATTTGCGGCGATAAATATTGAGCGCGATTCTCAAAAAGGCATACTAATCGGTAAAGGTGGAAGTATGCTTAAAGCTATTGGTAGCGCAGCACGGGAGCAAATTCAAAAATTAATTGCTGGGAAAGTTCATTTAGAATTATTTGTTAAAGTTCAACCCAAATGGCGACAATCGCGGACAAGGTTGGCAGAATTAGGTTATCGAGTGGAAGAATAG
- a CDS encoding beta-1,6-N-acetylglucosaminyltransferase, whose translation MQTIKNLSPHAQVLIGHDFTSCFLDFTPLRYLSDVHLLKIRRPGIRGDFSLLQPYLQAIDWLFANNSDFDWLFYLSGQDYPTQPLSKVENFLDKTDYDGFIHYANLLSPASPWKKEEVIKRYFYQHYRLPKWVKKFLAKVLRFHKFIPMTISIFFDDLVVGMLAKKTPFHDNFLCYGGSQWHTLSRKCVGYIKTFIANNKSFVKYYQKTLVPDESFIQTILINNQSFNFCNDHKRYIDFTGTNEGRPRLLTNQDYEILTNGNFHFARKFEQDTKILDMLEAYLFANF comes from the coding sequence GTGCAAACTATCAAAAATTTGAGTCCTCATGCTCAAGTTCTCATTGGTCATGATTTCACAAGCTGTTTTTTGGATTTCACTCCTTTACGATATTTATCGGATGTTCATTTGTTGAAGATCCGTCGCCCAGGAATTCGCGGGGACTTTTCTTTATTGCAGCCTTATTTACAAGCTATTGATTGGTTATTTGCCAACAATTCCGATTTTGACTGGCTTTTTTATCTTTCCGGTCAAGATTATCCTACTCAACCTTTATCTAAAGTAGAGAATTTTCTCGATAAAACTGATTATGATGGCTTCATTCATTACGCTAATCTCCTTAGTCCCGCATCTCCCTGGAAAAAAGAGGAGGTAATTAAACGTTACTTTTACCAGCACTATCGCCTACCTAAATGGGTTAAAAAATTCCTGGCAAAAGTCTTGAGATTTCATAAATTTATCCCCATGACAATCTCTATTTTCTTTGATGATTTAGTCGTAGGAATGCTGGCAAAGAAAACACCGTTTCACGATAATTTTTTATGTTACGGAGGTTCTCAATGGCACACTCTCTCTAGAAAATGCGTTGGTTATATAAAAACTTTTATTGCCAATAATAAAAGTTTTGTTAAATATTATCAAAAAACCTTAGTACCTGATGAGTCTTTTATTCAAACAATTTTGATTAATAATCAAAGTTTCAATTTTTGTAACGATCATAAACGCTATATAGATTTTACGGGAACTAATGAAGGTCGCCCCCGGCTACTTACAAATCAAGATTACGAAATTTTGACCAATGGAAATTTTCACTTTGCTAGAAAGTTTGAGCAAGATACTAAGATTTTAGATATGCTAGAAGCCTATCTGTTTGCTAATTTTTGA
- a CDS encoding DUF4351 domain-containing protein, with amino-acid sequence MPVTRSPQRSIYQQLVGDRTSFLNALIVIDNISKFLIERYSTDFAAWLLGASTPLTTINPTELNVEPVRADSVMLLQGRNVILHTEFQTVTDSSMPFRMADYYLRLRRKFPEVTIQQVVIYLKRTSSDLVRQTRYTTPVMTHEFRVIRLWEEPVEGFLSTPGLLPYAVLSRVTDKEAVLTQVLGELEQISDRTEQSNLVAATSILAGLELNEQVIRRLMRSPVMRESTMYQSILREGQAEGLEQGLARGLEQGLARGLEQGRTVGERTLVLKLLNRKLGNLSPTLITKVNALSLESVEALGEAMFDFTRIEDLESWLG; translated from the coding sequence TTGCCAGTAACGCGATCGCCCCAACGATCCATCTATCAGCAGTTAGTAGGCGATCGCACTTCCTTCCTCAATGCTTTAATTGTGATTGATAATATCTCTAAGTTTCTCATCGAACGATACTCTACAGATTTTGCCGCTTGGTTGTTAGGTGCATCAACTCCTTTAACTACAATTAATCCCACTGAACTTAATGTTGAACCAGTTAGAGCCGATTCGGTGATGTTATTGCAAGGGAGGAATGTTATTCTCCACACCGAGTTTCAGACCGTTACTGACTCCTCTATGCCTTTTCGGATGGCGGATTATTATTTGCGCTTGAGACGCAAGTTTCCCGAAGTAACTATTCAACAAGTAGTTATTTATCTCAAAAGGACAAGTTCGGATTTAGTCAGACAAACACGTTATACAACCCCTGTGATGACGCATGAGTTTCGAGTAATTCGGCTATGGGAAGAACCAGTGGAGGGGTTTTTGAGTACGCCAGGATTGTTGCCTTATGCGGTGTTGAGTCGTGTCACAGATAAGGAAGCTGTGTTAACACAAGTATTGGGAGAATTAGAGCAAATCAGCGATCGCACTGAGCAGAGTAACTTAGTAGCGGCAACAAGCATCTTGGCGGGGTTAGAATTGAATGAGCAAGTAATTAGGCGATTGATGAGGAGTCCGGTGATGCGCGAGTCTACAATGTATCAATCTATTTTACGGGAAGGTCAGGCTGAGGGATTGGAACAGGGACTGGCAAGAGGACTAGAACAGGGATTGGCAAGGGGACTAGAACAGGGTCGCACTGTTGGAGAAAGAACATTAGTTCTCAAGTTGCTGAACCGCAAATTGGGGAATCTATCACCTACGCTGATTACAAAAGTAAACGCTTTGAGCCTTGAATCTGTGGAGGCTTTGGGTGAGGCAATGTTTGATTTCACCAGGATTGAAGATTTAGAATCTTGGTTGGGCTAA
- a CDS encoding RuBisCO accumulation factor 1, whose amino-acid sequence MTELTPNNDELSNEESETLIRNLRQKQGTWVEWGISCARLQKSGLSPQTIFEATGFEPIQQNQVIVGSQVYASIEKAEASENVRSHFTGRGSDILYELRLLDHGDRAAAADLVVTHQLNIDDAREVARAIKDYSRLSSLPNGFTDHRGDAVAYHYWRLIRQKNDMQERSRLIARGLKFAHSLSARQQIENLLMDFSVVQTRPAPKLPFYRLQTEEEIAKIVPVAGEMPLSTADVKAVPMVEEIKPFGMVKFAGEQAWVTLPGWQVILKAEDPIVILSRAEFLPEAPNSSTEPVLVVVDRSEREWDAHSYFIVDNSGQIELQWFETQPDLQLLGKVIVLIRPKKIFDEEINKDVWQIDE is encoded by the coding sequence ATGACTGAACTAACACCTAATAATGACGAGCTATCAAACGAAGAAAGCGAAACCTTGATCCGAAACTTGAGGCAGAAACAAGGTACTTGGGTAGAATGGGGAATTTCTTGTGCAAGATTACAAAAATCTGGGTTAAGTCCGCAAACTATTTTTGAAGCTACAGGATTTGAGCCAATCCAGCAAAACCAGGTAATTGTAGGCTCTCAAGTTTATGCTTCCATAGAAAAAGCTGAGGCTTCGGAAAATGTGCGATCGCATTTTACAGGACGTGGTAGCGATATTTTATACGAATTGCGGCTATTAGATCATGGCGATCGCGCGGCGGCGGCGGATTTGGTTGTTACTCATCAGTTAAATATTGATGATGCGCGGGAAGTTGCTAGAGCTATTAAAGATTATTCCCGTTTATCATCCTTACCTAACGGCTTTACCGATCATCGCGGCGATGCTGTCGCTTACCACTACTGGCGCTTGATTCGGCAAAAAAACGATATGCAAGAGCGATCGCGTTTAATTGCTAGAGGTTTAAAATTTGCTCATTCTCTCAGTGCTAGACAGCAAATTGAAAATCTATTAATGGATTTTAGTGTAGTACAAACGCGCCCTGCACCCAAATTACCCTTTTACAGGCTGCAAACTGAGGAAGAAATAGCCAAAATTGTCCCCGTAGCTGGAGAAATGCCTTTGAGTACGGCGGATGTAAAAGCTGTACCGATGGTGGAAGAAATTAAACCTTTTGGGATGGTAAAGTTTGCTGGAGAGCAAGCCTGGGTTACTTTACCAGGATGGCAGGTAATATTAAAAGCTGAAGATCCTATCGTCATACTATCTAGGGCGGAATTTTTACCAGAAGCGCCAAATAGTTCTACTGAGCCTGTATTAGTAGTAGTAGATCGTTCCGAGCGCGAATGGGATGCACACAGTTACTTTATAGTGGATAATTCTGGACAAATAGAATTGCAATGGTTTGAAACCCAGCCAGATTTGCAATTGCTAGGTAAAGTTATTGTATTAATCCGTCCTAAGAAGATTTTTGATGAAGAAATTAATAAGGATGTTTGGCAAATAGACGAATAA
- a CDS encoding glycosyltransferase family 39 protein — MRDNRKLHYLALAAALCLGAILRLGNLDGKFLWLDEVITAIFSFGRNYNNVPLNIVIPFHQLQQIFVFQPEVSCTQIAENLAIQSTHPPLFFCLLHNWFSLVNPVSPSWVWTLRAFGVFWGVVEIAALYLLNTKAFSPSAGLMAAVMMAVSPFGVYLSQEARHYTLPVFLITSALLGLILIQKDLLSKRVRVWVWAFWTTINIIGLYVHYFFILALVAEIVTLLAVMYRYRRNLPRYSKLALTLAILAIIVSYIPWLPILIGHFSRPETSWIPSPHNVAPLYQIFAAWLLAIAAFPVENQPIAIATLSGLGILVFGSWVLWLSFKGIKQLWKSTNLSVFTLASFTIIVLLEFLAIVYFLGKDITITPRYNFVYYPVFLALVAAGLNKSLKRSKQTFSLIFLGSLLSCVFVISNLAFQKPYNPQQVAQNINLEPSVPMLVVMGYRDYQNVALGLSFALGLEKVRDSGDFVFLERSPNGYNSVWQKLALLPPLKSPLLNLWVIAPDLRQREYPPQLALSEHSCLIDTKQHYRIGVPYQLYRCKN; from the coding sequence ATGAGGGATAATCGCAAATTACACTACTTAGCACTAGCTGCGGCGCTTTGTTTGGGTGCTATTTTGCGGTTAGGAAACCTAGACGGCAAGTTTTTGTGGCTAGATGAAGTAATTACAGCTATTTTCAGTTTTGGGCGCAACTATAATAATGTACCGCTAAACATAGTTATTCCTTTTCATCAGCTACAGCAAATTTTTGTGTTTCAGCCAGAAGTTAGCTGTACTCAAATTGCGGAAAATCTTGCTATTCAATCAACTCATCCACCGTTATTTTTTTGCTTGCTGCATAACTGGTTTAGTTTAGTTAATCCAGTTTCCCCTAGTTGGGTATGGACTTTACGCGCCTTTGGCGTTTTTTGGGGTGTAGTAGAGATCGCAGCACTTTATCTACTTAATACTAAAGCTTTTTCTCCATCGGCGGGACTAATGGCGGCGGTAATGATGGCGGTTTCTCCTTTTGGCGTATACCTTTCTCAAGAAGCGCGTCATTACACTTTGCCTGTATTTTTGATTACCTCAGCATTGCTAGGACTAATTTTAATTCAAAAAGATTTGCTCTCTAAGCGTGTCAGGGTTTGGGTTTGGGCATTTTGGACGACGATTAATATTATCGGGTTATACGTCCATTACTTTTTTATTCTGGCTTTGGTTGCAGAGATCGTGACTTTGTTAGCCGTAATGTACAGATATCGGCGCAACTTACCTCGTTATAGTAAACTTGCTTTGACTCTGGCAATATTAGCGATTATTGTTAGCTATATTCCTTGGCTACCTATCTTAATTGGTCATTTCAGCCGCCCGGAAACTAGCTGGATACCCTCACCTCACAACGTTGCACCACTTTATCAAATCTTTGCTGCTTGGTTACTTGCGATCGCCGCTTTCCCTGTAGAAAATCAACCGATTGCGATCGCAACTTTATCAGGTTTAGGGATATTAGTTTTTGGTAGTTGGGTATTGTGGCTAAGTTTCAAAGGAATCAAGCAATTATGGAAATCGACGAATCTATCAGTTTTTACCCTTGCTAGTTTTACGATTATAGTTTTGCTAGAGTTTTTGGCGATCGTCTACTTTTTGGGTAAAGATATCACCATTACGCCGCGTTATAACTTTGTTTATTACCCAGTTTTTTTAGCTTTAGTAGCTGCCGGATTGAATAAGAGTTTAAAGCGCTCTAAACAAACTTTTAGCTTAATTTTCCTTGGCTCATTACTAAGCTGTGTCTTTGTTATTTCTAATTTAGCCTTTCAAAAACCCTACAATCCCCAACAAGTTGCTCAAAACATCAATTTAGAGCCTTCTGTACCAATGCTAGTTGTTATGGGTTACAGAGATTATCAAAATGTAGCATTAGGTTTAAGTTTTGCTTTAGGGTTAGAAAAGGTGAGAGATTCGGGGGACTTTGTGTTTTTAGAGCGATCGCCTAACGGTTACAATTCTGTATGGCAAAAACTAGCATTGTTACCGCCCTTAAAATCCCCATTACTCAATTTATGGGTAATTGCGCCTGATTTAAGACAGCGAGAATATCCCCCACAATTGGCGCTTTCGGAGCATTCTTGTCTTATAGATACAAAGCAGCATTATCGCATCGGCGTACCTTACCAACTTTACAGATGCAAAAATTAA
- a CDS encoding retroviral-like aspartic protease family protein: protein MPIQLLQWHVIKIGNFMETLKVGAVRVEVKLINAIDEALVNRGLLAPHLLREYVAPALVDTGALTLVIPASVVDQLGLRIRGQQIARYANGFEEPIGITEPVKIVCQERITTVEALVVGDEILLGQVVLELLDLLPDCKNQRLIPNPDNPDYPVAIIKNFNS, encoded by the coding sequence ATGCCTATTCAACTCTTACAATGGCACGTCATTAAAATTGGTAATTTTATGGAGACATTGAAAGTGGGCGCAGTCAGAGTTGAAGTTAAGTTAATCAACGCGATTGATGAAGCGTTAGTTAACCGAGGATTGCTTGCGCCTCATCTACTAAGAGAATATGTAGCTCCGGCTTTAGTAGATACAGGTGCATTAACTTTAGTGATTCCAGCAAGTGTAGTTGACCAATTGGGCTTACGAATTCGCGGTCAACAAATAGCTAGATATGCCAATGGATTTGAAGAACCGATTGGCATTACAGAACCCGTTAAGATTGTCTGTCAAGAACGAATAACAACGGTAGAAGCGCTAGTAGTTGGAGACGAAATTTTGCTAGGTCAAGTTGTGTTGGAATTACTTGACTTACTGCCCGATTGCAAAAATCAAAGATTGATCCCAAATCCTGATAACCCTGATTATCCAGTGGCAATCATTAAAAACTTTAATTCATGA
- a CDS encoding pentapeptide repeat-containing protein, with protein MAEITREELLARYAAGERDFSGLDLDRLDLSGSDLSGANFTQAILSQSDLSGANLSGANFNKANLNSVTAENTNFRNADLRNAQISYAYMTGAIFERANLYDASLAESNLRRASFEGAILKNVCLISTGLIDVNLKNADIEGVNVSDETVLDGTKYWEALNYTISGIDDFIE; from the coding sequence ATGGCTGAGATTACTAGAGAAGAGTTGTTGGCTCGCTATGCTGCTGGTGAAAGAGATTTTAGTGGGTTGGATTTGGATCGGTTGGACTTGAGTGGGTCTGATTTGAGCGGAGCCAACTTCACTCAAGCCATACTTAGTCAATCCGATTTGAGCGGAGCTAACTTGAGTGGAGCTAACTTCAATAAGGCTAACTTGAACAGCGTTACTGCTGAAAATACCAACTTCAGGAATGCCGACCTCAGAAATGCTCAGATCAGCTATGCCTATATGACTGGTGCTATTTTTGAAAGAGCCAACTTGTATGATGCGTCCCTTGCTGAATCTAACTTGAGGAGAGCCAGTTTTGAGGGAGCTATCCTGAAAAACGTTTGTCTCATTAGTACTGGATTGATCGATGTCAACCTTAAAAATGCTGATATTGAAGGGGTTAATGTAAGTGACGAAACTGTTCTCGATGGAACTAAATACTGGGAAGCTCTTAATTATACTATTTCTGGCATCGACGATTTTATTGAATGA